ACGAGCTTTGAATATGATGAGCTTCTGGGAGAAGGCTAAATTCGTGTATAGCATAATTGCATCGTTTTTTAACGATGATGAAACAATTGAAGATATTGAAAGCATAAAAGAGGGCGATACTCTGGCTGAAGTAATGAATTATTTCCAGGAGATGTCTCCTCGCGCCTATGAAGTCCTGGTAAAAGAAAGAGATGCATATATGGCTCGGAAGCTCCTGGATATAGACGGTAACGTGGTCGCAGTTGTTGGTGCCGGCCATAAAGATGGGATCTATCAAAACCTTGAACATCCTGAAGATTTACCTTCGCTTCAACAGCTTACGGAATTGGGAAAAAAAAGAATAAACATTACTAAGATAGTCTTATTTGCCATTCCAGCCATATTTATTTTAATATTTGCCGCAGCACTTTTAAAAGGTGTGGATATCCAGGGAGGGCTGATATGGTTTGTTCTCCTTACTGGTAGCATGGCATTTTTAGGGTCACTATTAGCAGGGTCCAAGTTACCCTCAGCCATAGTTGCCTTTATCGTGGCCCCCATCACTTCCATACATCCTCTTCTGGCTGCGGGATGGTTTGCAGGTATAGTGGAAGCAAAATTAAGAGGAGTTTCAATGGAAGATCTTACAGCACTATCGGATATTGAAAGCTTTAAGGAATTATGGAATAACAATCTTTTCCGAATTCTCCTAGTAGCAGCAGGCGCCAATATAGGAACCATGATCGGATTCTTTTTATCAATTACTAACGTTTTCCTACCTCTACTAAACAAATTAATAGGCACGTGAAAAAAATGGAAAAAGATAATTCCATATATTTATTCGATGATGATAATGGGCTGATATAAATGTACTTAATATTCAGATGTGACTGTGGACGGGCAATTTATGCTAAAGAAGGAGTGAAACGTAAAAAATGTGTTTGTGGGAAGAATTTAAAGGTTGTAGAAAGAAGGATAATAGCCAAAACTGAAGACCACTTAACAGCGGCCCAAAAAGTGCAAGAACTGCAAGAAGAAAAATATGGTGGAGTCTTCTTTACCACAGCTGATCAAATATGATCAATATCAAGAATTAATCATCTGTTTCAAACTTTGAGAAGTTAAATCATCAAATGAACGGTAATTAATTATAATTTACTTTTTTAAATTCCAAATTCTGTGCCAACAGATAGCCTTACTAGACTATAGAATTAAAAGATACAATAGTTCAATTAAAAGATGATATAATAATAATATGAACCAATGCAAACCGATAATATAAACATCAGGTTTAATTATGAATGATGGAAATTTCTCAAAACTCACCAGTGAGGGTGAGAGAAAAAATATAGAATTCAAAGAAAACCTTAATTCTGAAACACATCTTTTAACTGAACGTAAACAGCAATTAGCATCCCAAATGAAATACCGTCTAGAAAAAGGGAATGGTGAAGCCATTTATTTTTTGGGAGTTGATGATGATGGTCATCTCTTGGGACTGGAAAAAAGAAAGATGGATGAAACTATACATGTTTTAAGTGAACTTGCCAGTGAAATCAGCGCAAAAATCATTGACATTACAACCGAACAAGCCCCGAAGGGAGAAGTAGCAAAGGTAGTCATTAACCGTTTGCAAAATAACAAAACAGATCACCTCCTCATAGGAGTTGCAGGCCATGTTGACCATGGAAAAAGCACCTTGGTGGGAACATTAACCACTGGATCCCTTGACACTGGAACTGGAAGTTCCAGAATATTTCTGGACATTCAAAAACATGAAATTGAGCGGGGATTGTCAGCTGACCTTTCCTTTGCAGTGTATGGATTCAGCAAAGGAAAAACAAAAAGGATTAAAAATCCTCTTAATAAACGTGAAAAAGCTGTTTTAGTTGAAAAATGTGATAAACTTGTTTCTTTCGTTGACACAGTTGGTCATGAACCTTGGCTCCGCACCACCATCCGAGGCATAGTCGGACAGAAGTTGAGTCATGGATTATTAGTTGTAGCAGCCGAACAGGGCCCAACACACATTACTCGAGAACACTTAGGCATCATATTGGCCATGGAATTGCCGGTGATAGTGGTGATAACCAAAATTGACATGGTCAGCCCAGAAAGAATTGAAACTGTCCGACAAGAAGTCTTTGACTTGTTGAAATTAGTGGGCAGAATACCTTACTTAATTAAAAACATTGAAGATGCAGATTTTTTAACAGAACACATGAATCATCATTTGGTACCTGTTATAAAAGCTTCTCCTGTTAGTGGTGAAGGGTTGGAACTCCTTGACCAGATTTTTTCCCGTATTAAAATTCCATCTCATGTGGAAGACTCGAAAAAACCATTTTTGATGTATATTGACAAAATATACTCAGTTATTGGTGTGGGAACAGTAGTGAGCGGAACTATAAGACAAGGTACTGTGAAAAAAGGTGAAAAACTAATTTTAGGCCCTTTAAATTCTGGTAATTTCGTTCCAGTGAATGTTAAGACCATAGAGATGCATCATTACCGAAAAGAAAGTGCAAATGTGGGAGATGTGGTTGGAATTTCCATTACTGGTGTTGAAATGAATGAAATCAAAAGAGGCATGATTATATGTCACCATGACTATAATCCACGTGCAGTCAGAGAATTTGATGCTGATGTAGCTATACTTGTACACCCAACCACCATTAAGAAAGGTTATGAATGTATAACTCACATAGAAACTATAGCAGAAACTACTTGCTTTAAGCCGATTGAACAAGAATATTTATCAGCAGGAGACACTGGTACAATTAGAATGAGATTCAAATATCATCCCTTCGCAATTAAAGAAGGGCAAAAACTGATATTTCGAGAAGGCAAAAGTAAAGGTTTTGGCACTGTAACCCGTTTAGCAAGCGAATCATGACTTAGCTCTATAAATTATCTAATTTAGTATTTTTTTTTAATAATATCACTGATTTCACAAGCTTTACATATGACAGCAGAGGATGGTTCGCCACATATTTGACATTCATAAAGTTTAACCTCTCCTTTATCTACTTGTATGCTTTTTTTAAAAAAATCCAGCATTTTCATCTTAGTGCCTGGCTTGTTTTCTTCTAAATTGTTTAAATAGTTTTTTAGTCGTGAACGCAATGATTTATGAGCATATGGACATTCAGCTAGATGAACATCAACCTTTTGTAGAATTGCCCACTTACCAACCTCTTTTTCAGGTATAATCCAGAGTGGTTTTATTCTTGGCACCATTTTAGGATGAATACGATCTTGTTTGGGCCCAAATTTGGAAAACCGTCTCACATCTGCCCGGGCAAAGCTCATAAGGAAAGATTGAACTTCATCATCTAAGTTGTGTCCAGTTGCCAATTTATCAGAACCTAATTGATATGCGGTGCGGTTTAATAGATATCTTCTGAAAACACCACAGGGAATACAAGCCGTCTTATAAAACTTCGAAGCTCGATCAATGGTGAGTCCCAACTCATCTTCCAGTGATAATTCATAATAATCTACACCAAGTTGAGATGCATTTTTTCTAGCTGATTTAATACCATTTTCACGGTATCCTTTAATTCCCTCATCAATTGTAATAGCCAGAAGCTCAAAATTAATATCAGATTCCCTACAAAGCTTATTAAGAATATGTAACACTAATACACTGTCTTTTCCTCCAGAAAGAGCTACAGCAACTTTATCCCCGTCATTGATAAGTTCATAGTCATTTATAGTATTTTTCACCCGTTTTTCAAGTTCCAAGCAGAAGTTGTTGGATTCCAGAGGTTTCATAAAAATTATATGAACAGTTGAACATAAATAAGGATATGATATCAGCAGAACTGACCATCATCCCCATCGGAACTTCTGAAACAAGTTTAAGCAAATATGTTGCTGTTGCTGTTGCTGCTCTGGATAAAACAGGAATTAAATATAAATTAAGTGGCATGGGAACCCTATTGGAAACTGAAAATCTTGATGAGCTCTTTGAAGCTCTTAAAGTTGCTCATGAAGCAGTTTTTAGAGATGGTGTTAATCGGGTGGTGACCAGTGTCAAAATAGATGATCGTAGGGATCGTGAAAAGACCATGGATGATAAGGTTCTATCAGTTGAAAAAAAACTGAAATGAAACTTAATTTTTAAAAAATCTTATCTGAAGCTGCTTCTAATGAAATCGCTATCTTTTCGAGTTCTTCTATGGAAAGATCAGGATGAACAGGAAGGGAAAGAACTTCAGAAGTGGCTTTTTCTGTTTCAGGACAAACATCATCATAGCCCATGTCTTGATAGAGTTTTTGCCCGTATATTGGAATGGGGTAATGAATACCAGTTCCAATTCCTTCTTGGTTTAAATATTCCATCAAATCATGCCTTTTTCCTTCTTTAATACGCACAGTGTACTGGTGAAATACATGCTTGACTTCTGGAGAAACATAAGGCGGTTGAATGCCAGACATATCCTTTATGTGCTCAGTAAGATATTCTGCATTTTCTATTCTTTTTTTATTAAATCCATCTAGCTTTTTTAGTTGAACTAATCCAATAGTTGCCGATATATCAGTCATGCGAAAGTTATATCCCAGAACTACATGTTGATACCTATCTTTTTCCCCATGAGCTCTTAAAACCCGGGCCATATCAGCCATATTAGAATCATTAGTGGTTATAATTCCACCTTCACTGGTGGTCATGTTTTTGGTTGGATAAAAACTAAAACAAGCCATGTCCCCCATGGATCCTACCATTTGATCTTTAATCATTGCCCCATGGGCTTGGGCTGCATCTTCAATCACCACAAGATCGTTTTCTAGGGCTATCTGATTTATCAAGTCCATTTGTGCTGGTTGACCATATAGATGTACAGGTATTATTGCTTTGGTTTTTTTTGAAATAGCTCCTTCAATTTGTTCCGGGTCTAAGTTAAAAGTTTCGGGGTTTATATCAACAAAAACTGGTTTAGCACCAACATAGAGTGCACAGTTACCAGTGGCTGCGAAACTGAAGGGAGTGGTTATAACTTCATCATCTGGTTTAACCCCTGCAGCAAGAAGTGAAAGGTGTAAGGCCGTGGTTCCTGAACTTACAGCAACAGCGTGTTCAACACCAACATAACTTGCAAAAGCTTCTTCAAATTCAGCCACTTTCGGGCCTTGCGCTATAAATCCTGATTTTAATACTTTTTCCACTTCTTTAATTTCTTCTTCACCAATAAGGGGTTTTGCAACCGGTATCATCATATCACCTTGAAATTTTGACTGATAACTATATGAAAATTATATCATAATTTAGTATCATTATTTTTTCAAACACCATTAGATATACAATTTTTAAATTCCACATTAATTCATCCACTTTTCGTTTGTTGATCAAACATAAAAAACATACCTTCATCATGGAAAATAAATTAAAAAGAAAGAATTGAAAAAGAATTAAATTTTTATTTATGGAATATTCTAATTAAATCGTCTTTTCGATTCCAAAACAGGATTACGATTGTTAATAAAGCCATGACAACCATGAATGGTATTCCTGCAAAAGGATCAGTTGGTTGGGATGTGACCAAGGATGGCACATTTGGTAATCCTGAATCTGCCGAGTTAAATATTAGTGCCACATAAAGGTTGTTTCCAATATGTATACCCATTGCTGTTTCAATGCCATTATCTCCCAGAGCTATGATACCCAACATAAAGCCAATAATGAACGTAGATATCACGATGGCCAATGCCACATTTCCAGTTCCATTCCAATAATGCATCAAGCTGAAGATTATCGAAGTAACTAAAAGAGGAATCCATGGTTTTTTTGTTAGCAAACTAAATCCTTGCATTAAGTACCCTCTAAATACAAGTTCTTCTAAGGATGCTTGAATAGGGAATACTAAAAGACATAAAACCAGTAAAAATCCATAATTTTTGGGATCAAAGGTAAACTGATAGCTATTAGGACTAAAGACTAATTCTGGTAAACTAAATAAAAATAGGATTAATAACCATAAACCCATTCCCTTAAATAACATTTTCCAACGAAAGCCAGAAACTGCGTTTATGATTGATAAAAACCTTTTTTTATGCAAAAATCTGACACAAACATAAAAAATAAAGGCAGAAATAAGGTAAAGAACACCTGTAATCGTTATCAAAAAGAAAGGATTATATGCGATGTCCGAAACACTTGAAAGAAAGTTTGCATTCGTTTTTATGGGCGATAAAGTTATGTATAGTACAATAAACATTATAAAGAGAACTAAAGTGACAATAAAACTTACACCGGCCGATAAACCAATGGTGATAACATATCTCCACCAGTTATTCTTACCTGTTTTCGCATTATCCAAAAAAGTTATTTCTGACATGATTTTTACTCCATTGATACCAATCCAAAATAATATAAGATTTAAATCATTAACATCAAGATTCTAATCTCTTTAGTAATAATATAGTATAATAATACATTATTCATTATATAAATGGAACGCCTAATTGCTAATTGATTAATGAAAATTAATTCTATTAATGTACAAATTAGTCTAAAAAAGAGATAATGAATAGAAGTGTATGAAAAGAGATTACTTGTTTAATATGAATAGAGGTTTATTAAATGGACTACTTGTTTATTGATGAGGGCCGAGTACGGATTAAAATTCCCCAATATGAAAAAATTTCATCAAAAGCTCCTGTTTTTTATAATCCTGCCATGGAACTTAACCGAGACTTATCAGTGGCTGCTTTATCAGTGTACCGTCAAAGTTGTGAGCAGGATATTGCCATCTGTGATGCCTTCGCAGGTAGTGGCATACGAGGCATAAGATACTCTAAAGAGATAAATGGAGTATCAATGGCCGTTGTGAATGATTTAAACCCAATAGCAGTTGAACTTGCCCATGAAAACATTGCCAACAACGGATTGACCAATGTGAATGTTTGTAGGAAAGAGGCCAACTTACTTCTGCGTACTTGTAGAGGTAAATTCGATGTGGTGGATATTGATCCTTTTGGAACTCCCGCACCATATGTAGAATCAGCTGCTTCCAGTTTGAAGGCAGGAGGACTAATTTGTATTACCGCCACCGATACTTCAGCTCTTTGTGGAACCTATAAAAAACCTTGCATCAGGAAGTATGGTTCAAAACCACTACGAAATGAGTACTGTCATGAAACCGGTATTAGGATCTTGGCAGGATTCCTTTGCCGCACATTTTCCAAGTATAAAAAGTTTTTAAAGTTCAAATTCTCCCATAGCACCGAACATTACATGCGCCTCTATGCCATTGTAGGAAAAGGAGCTGAAAATACTGATAAATCATTAGAAAACATGGGTTATATCGCATATTGCCCCAAATGCCTTAATCGTCAGGTTTTTAGAGGAGTAACTCCGCGCATACCCATTAAGTGTCCAGAATGTGAAGAAAGGTGGGATCTTAGTGGACCATTATGGATTGGTAAAATTCAAGATTCTGATTTTATTTTGAGCATGTTAAACACTGCACCTAAGTTAAATCTGAACACCAAAAATAATGTCTTAAAACTCCTAAAAAAGTGTCATGAGGAGGCGAATGCCCCCCCTACATTTTATGACTTACATGTTATTTGTAAAAAGTTGAAAACAAGTGCCCCTCCCCTTGATTCAACTATGAATTTGATTGAAGAAGAAGGATACCAAGTTTACAAAACCCACTTTAATCCTAACGGTGTTAAGACTGATGCACCATTGCCTTTAATTGAAAAAATAATTTTAAATATTAATAGAAATTCCCAAAGAAGGATTTTGAACAACTAAAAAATTTTTCATAAATAAATTGATTTTGTAAATTATACTCTTGATTCAGCCTATCGATAATCAAGCATGTGATTAGTGTAATAGTACTGTAATTCAGGAGCGTGGAGCAGTTCATAATTCCGGTAGGGTAAGCTGATATAGGGGACAATCATACCCTTAATGATGTAATAATATGCGGCAAATCTACCGTACTCTTGCCAAGTTATATAAAAATAAAGAGGGAACCCGCAACCTTGGATAAATATAGGATTTCCTGAACGGGCAGTTCCGTGCCATACCATGGGTATCGGTCCTTGTTGCCCATTTCGAGCAGCTAAATCCAATATATATTGACGTGCCTCGCTCCAACTATTAAATTCCATGTTATCTGCCTTAAATTTATACCTACCCTCCTGTGGTCCGTATAGTGCTAGATTTATTGAATCATCATAGTTTGTGGGATCAGCAGCACCAGTCCCATTGGTGTCAATTAATGCCATTTCGATTATCATTACATCACCCTCCATGTAACTATGATAACCAGAATCTCCTGCAAAATGAACAACCAAAGCACATTTAGAACCTCTTTCCTTAGCATATTCTGCTAAAAGTTGAGAATGAGGATGTCCGGGGAACATGTCAGGGTTAGCAAGTTTTACGAAGCCCAGTCTACCCACTGGTTCAAATGGACCCACAGCAGTTGAAATAAGAAGGTATCCTCCAAATATCGCCAGGACTGCTAATAATAATACTTGCCATTTCATTGACACACCCAAATTCATGAATCTTTTCTAGAAAACATTAAGGGATTGACGTTATTTTTCTTATCCATATATCATTATTATTACTTTTTAAGATTTGTGTTTTCTCCATGATTTTGGCCAAGATTGTATAATTAATCTAAGGTACTGGTTCGCCGGACAAATAATAATATATTTGATAAAAAAATTCTCTGGTAAATAAAAAATTAAATTGAATATCTAATCCTTAAGTTTCCATAATTTAGTTTCATCAGCATAGATAGTAACTAATAAAAATGAACAAAGATATATTAAAATGAACATTGGTTTTGTGCCAATTTTGAGGGTTAATATATGGATATAGGATATTTAACTTCTGATGCAGCGAAATATTCCTCAAAAAGCTTGAAAAAAGTGTTGATTTTGGGAATATTATTTTTAATCAGCTTTTTAATTGTGCCTGCTTTTCTATCCATGGGGTATCTATTTAGAGTTCTGAAATTGTCCATAGATGGTGTTGACAATCTTCCTGATTTTGAAAGATGGGGTGAGATGTTTGTTGATGGTTTGAAGGTTTTTGTTGTGCAATTGACTTACTTTATCATCCCGTTTGCCTTCATATTCATTGGCTTGTGGACTTCAATCACTTCACTAATGGCTCTTCAGGATGCTGGAAGTACGATAGATCCCACGTTTTCTTTGAGTTTAACATGGGGATTAATCTTTTTGGGATTAGCTATGGCAGTAATTTTTGGAGCTTTCTTTACCATTGCCTTGGCAAACATGGCCTACTATGATGGAGAAATCATGGCAGCATTCCGGTTCAAAGAGATATTGGACACTATTTCTAATATTAGCTGGGTAGACTTTATTGTGTGGTATGTGGTGATGATAACCATCGGTTTAAGCATGTTAGTTACAGCCATTATAATTGGATTAATACCCATATTAGGTCTAATTATTAGCATATTAGCCATTTATCCCTACATTAATCTGTTATTCGCCAGAGCTTTGGGCCTGTTGTTCTTGTCAAGTTTTGAAAATCAGAACAAAAAAAATAATCATAAAATAACATAATAGATTCATAGATAATAGTGAAAAAACCTCTTACTCTGTAGAAACTATGTTTACAGTATTTTTCTGGCATTTTTCTTTGCTGTTGCAACACTGACATTTGTAAAGAGCATAATTACAAATATAACTATAACCAATAGGACCCATTATTAGTAGTAGTGAGTTTGCAACATACGATTCAACGAAATATTGGAACGAATTAATATCATTGGTTGTGGAAACTACAAAATATGGTTTATTGTCCTGTTTTCAATGCCGCAGGCCATAAACTTGTCACTGCTGGAGAGATATTGGCAGTTTTCATTGAGAGTTCATGATAATTTGCTGAATATCCTATTTAATCTTACTACAATCCACGTCTGTTACTTTAACCTTAAAATTGCTCATAAAGACGTACACTGAATAATTTGACTCGAATATAGCCCTATTCATCATTTTTGTATTTATCTAAGATACATAATCCAGAATAAGATAGGATTTTTTTGTGCATAATGATGCTCCAATATGCTATTTATTCGTGTGAAAACTCCAAAATAGTAATTTTATATAAATTGAAGTGCATATATTAATAATATAATCCAAAATGGATGTGAATAATATGGAAATTGGAGAAATTATATCAGATTCCATCAGTTTTCCATCAACAGACTGGACTAAAGTGTTGATACTGGGGATTATGTTACTAACCAGCTTCATAATTATAATTCCAATATTTATGGTAATGGGCTACTGTTTCCGCATATTGAAAAGTTCACTTGCCGGTTTCAATGAATTACCGGACTTTGAAATGTTGGGCGAAATGTTCGAGGATGGTTTGAAAGTGTTTATTGTAAATTTCATTTATTTCTTAATTCCAACCCTGGTTATAATAATTGGAGGATGGGCTTCTATCGCTTCTGTATCAATTACAGGAATGGCCGATCCTACTATATTTTTTGCACTTTTAGGTGGAGTGTCCATAATTGGATTCATTCTAGCCTTTGTATTTGGACTGATAGCAATAATTGCTATTGTTAACATGGCTTTAAATGACAGTGACTTGGGATCGGCCTTTAGATTCAGGGAAATTCTAGAACAACCATCCATGATTGGGTGGGGAAAATATTTTATATGGTACATTGTGATGATTATCATTGGATTAATTGGCTGCATAATCACGAATTTTCTGAACTTAATTCCACTACTAGGGATAATTTTTGGAATTTTAGTAATTTACCCCTTCCTATGCATATTCTATGCAAGATCAGCAGCTTTGTTCTTCTCATCTAATGTGGAAATATGACTGAATAAAAAAAACCTTCGTTTCCTCTTTTTATCATCCTTCTATTTTTTTGATACAAACTAGAAAAATAGATACAGTTCAATTACATTTTATTAATATTTTATTAATATTGTCTCAATTTGCTGAATACTGGTTCAGTCAAAAACTGGGTGGTTTTTGATTACCACCTGTAACTTTTTTATAAAATGAATTACATAAATGAATTGTCAATAAATTAATTGGAGGTAAAACAAATGGAAATTGGAGAAATAGTATCTGATTCCGTAAAATATCCCACATCTGATTGGACAAAAATTATAATTTTAGCAGTAATTCTTATAATACCAATCGTTAACTTCATCGGGATAGGTTACGTAATTAGAATAATAAAAGGCACATTAGCTAGTTTGGACGATTTGCCAGATTTTGATGAAGTTGGAGAATTGTTCATTGATGGTTTAAAAGTATTTGTTGTAGGAATTGTATATGCTATTCCTATATGGATAATTTCAGCGATTATAGGCGTTATTATTAGCCTAATACTCCCCGCATCAACGACAACTTACGTGGACACGACTTCAACTGCCCTTTTAGCCACAATGATGGCTTCATATGCAGCATTAATTGTAGCTGCGATTATAGTTGGCTTAATAGAAATCGTTGCAATACTTAACTTGGCATATTATGATGGTGATCTCGGTGCTGCCTTCCGCTTCAGCGAAATCTTAAATTACATATCTACAATCGGCTGGGGAAAATACATAATAACCTACATCGTTATTGCATTAATATGTGCAGTGATAATGGCGGTAGCAGGAATTGTAGGAGCTTTATTGATTGGTATCGGCATGATCATTACAATACCACTTGCTATGTCCTTCTGTTATATGTTTGGAGCCCGCGCTATAACAACGTTATTTGCAGATGCCTTAGCTGAAACCGCTTAATATTAAAAAAATTCTTTTTTTTATTTTTTTTTTTAACTTGTGATTAATTCTTGTTTATTGGTCTTTTTGAAAAATGATCTAAAATAGATATTTGAAAAAAACCAAAAAAATAAATTAATATTGAATAAATTTTATATGGCCCAGATGAATTTTTTAAAGCAACAATATTTTTTCAAAAGGAGCAATATATGCCAAAATTAATAAAAGGCATCGAAAGTTTTATTCCATTTACTATTAACTACGAATATTACAAGTGGTTTTACTACCTAAAAACACAACTCCTTATAGAACGTAGTTTTCAGATTTTTGAGCATAATTTCTCATATTGGGTTCCATATCAATTTTATTGGTGCAAAACCGACACCTACCATCAATCTTGCCCTCCTTTACCAACTCGTTTTATCACATTTTTGTGGTTTCTTCCTTTAAACCTCCTCTTATCACTTGAAACTGACTTATGCAAACTTTATTCTAACAATTTAAATCAATGTTAGTATGGTGACCTGCCTAATTATAATAATTATGAACAATGATTATATTAATAAGTGAGTGAGATGAAAGAAGGAAGAAAAAAAAATAGTCCGGTAGAACTTGATGACATCGACCGAAGAATCATTAAATTATTCAGTGAAGACGGTAGAATGTCTTATAGAAAAATTGCCAAAGACCTCAATATCTCCATAGGCACAGTCCACAATCGTATGGAAAAATTAAACAAAAATGGAGTGATACAGAAATTCGCCCCAGTACTTGATCACAGTAAATTAGGTTACAACCTCACCACCATCATTGGGGTGCAAGTTAAAGGAGGAGTTCTAGAAAACTGGGAAGACATGACATCTTATCATAAAAATGTGCTCTGCATGTACGATGTCACAGGCGAATTCGATGCAATACTCATTGCCCGGTTTAAAGACACTGCTGAACTTGACCAATTCATTAAAAAATTACATAAAGAACCAGATGTGCAGAGAACTTACACCCAAACCGTGCTAAATATTGTTAAAGAAGACTTAAATTCAAGTAAAATGTTGTAGATAAGTTAAGATACTTAAATAGCATATCTTTGTCAAATATACCTTTGGAGGTTTTTTGTGTGATTTCATTGGTACACTCCCCCAAATACGCAAAGCATCAAACTAAAAACCATCCGGAGAACCCAGAAAGGCTCGAAGTTTTAATGAATTCTCTCAGAGAAGAAGGCTTGCTGGATAAAATAGATATTCATCAACCAAGCTCGGCCAATGAAGAAGATATCTTGCGAGTGCACACACAAGAACATGTACAAAATTTAAAAACCTTCACTGAAAATGGTGGAGGCTATCTGGACTTTGACACTTATGCCTCGCCTCAAAGCTATGAAATTGCAAAATTAGCAGCAGGAGGTGCGATTAAAGCATCAGAACTGATTCTAGAAGAATATGACTTTGCTTACTCCCTGGCACGCCCCCCTGGGCATCATGCCACACCAAACAGGGCCATGGGTTTTTGTTTAATCAACAATCTAGCAGTAGCAATTAAATATATGATGGAAAAGTATGCTCTTGAAAAATTTTTCATACTGGATATTGATGCTCATTATGGAAACGGCACTGCAGAGATATTTTACAATGACCCGAAAGTTCTTTACATCTCAATACACCAAGACCCCCGAACTATTTTTCCTGGAAAGGGATTTATAGGGGAAACTGGCAGCGGGGAAGGAGAAGGTTTTAATATAAATATACCTATGCCCCCTGGTTCAAAAACCTTAGATTACACTTATGTGCTTGAAAATATAATAGAACCAGTTTGCAACCAGTTCAAAGCGGACTTTTATTATCTGGATGTGGGATTTGACGGACACCAAAAAGATCACTTGTCTAGTCTACTTTTAGATGATAATTTTTACCCATGGATTGCCGGATATATGCAAAAAATTACCCCAAAAATGACACTTATCTTGGAAGGTGGTTACACCAATCATGGCATGGCCCAGTCCAACTTGAAAATGATAAAGGTGTTAATGGATAAAAGCGTCAATGAAAGAAAATTGCAACTATCCAGTGACCA
This region of Methanobacterium sp. genomic DNA includes:
- a CDS encoding TIGR00269 family protein, with product MKPLESNNFCLELEKRVKNTINDYELINDGDKVAVALSGGKDSVLVLHILNKLCRESDINFELLAITIDEGIKGYRENGIKSARKNASQLGVDYYELSLEDELGLTIDRASKFYKTACIPCGVFRRYLLNRTAYQLGSDKLATGHNLDDEVQSFLMSFARADVRRFSKFGPKQDRIHPKMVPRIKPLWIIPEKEVGKWAILQKVDVHLAECPYAHKSLRSRLKNYLNNLEENKPGTKMKMLDFFKKSIQVDKGEVKLYECQICGEPSSAVICKACEISDIIKKKY
- a CDS encoding MTH1187 family thiamine-binding protein, with product MISAELTIIPIGTSETSLSKYVAVAVAALDKTGIKYKLSGMGTLLETENLDELFEALKVAHEAVFRDGVNRVVTSVKIDDRRDREKTMDDKVLSVEKKLK
- a CDS encoding TraB family protein; the protein is RALNMMSFWEKAKFVYSIIASFFNDDETIEDIESIKEGDTLAEVMNYFQEMSPRAYEVLVKERDAYMARKLLDIDGNVVAVVGAGHKDGIYQNLEHPEDLPSLQQLTELGKKRINITKIVLFAIPAIFILIFAAALLKGVDIQGGLIWFVLLTGSMAFLGSLLAGSKLPSAIVAFIVAPITSIHPLLAAGWFAGIVEAKLRGVSMEDLTALSDIESFKELWNNNLFRILLVAAGANIGTMIGFFLSITNVFLPLLNKLIGT
- a CDS encoding DegT/DnrJ/EryC1/StrS family aminotransferase, with translation MIPVAKPLIGEEEIKEVEKVLKSGFIAQGPKVAEFEEAFASYVGVEHAVAVSSGTTALHLSLLAAGVKPDDEVITTPFSFAATGNCALYVGAKPVFVDINPETFNLDPEQIEGAISKKTKAIIPVHLYGQPAQMDLINQIALENDLVVIEDAAQAHGAMIKDQMVGSMGDMACFSFYPTKNMTTSEGGIITTNDSNMADMARVLRAHGEKDRYQHVVLGYNFRMTDISATIGLVQLKKLDGFNKKRIENAEYLTEHIKDMSGIQPPYVSPEVKHVFHQYTVRIKEGKRHDLMEYLNQEGIGTGIHYPIPIYGQKLYQDMGYDDVCPETEKATSEVLSLPVHPDLSIEELEKIAISLEAASDKIF
- a CDS encoding GTP-binding protein; protein product: MNDGNFSKLTSEGERKNIEFKENLNSETHLLTERKQQLASQMKYRLEKGNGEAIYFLGVDDDGHLLGLEKRKMDETIHVLSELASEISAKIIDITTEQAPKGEVAKVVINRLQNNKTDHLLIGVAGHVDHGKSTLVGTLTTGSLDTGTGSSRIFLDIQKHEIERGLSADLSFAVYGFSKGKTKRIKNPLNKREKAVLVEKCDKLVSFVDTVGHEPWLRTTIRGIVGQKLSHGLLVVAAEQGPTHITREHLGIILAMELPVIVVITKIDMVSPERIETVRQEVFDLLKLVGRIPYLIKNIEDADFLTEHMNHHLVPVIKASPVSGEGLELLDQIFSRIKIPSHVEDSKKPFLMYIDKIYSVIGVGTVVSGTIRQGTVKKGEKLILGPLNSGNFVPVNVKTIEMHHYRKESANVGDVVGISITGVEMNEIKRGMIICHHDYNPRAVREFDADVAILVHPTTIKKGYECITHIETIAETTCFKPIEQEYLSAGDTGTIRMRFKYHPFAIKEGQKLIFREGKSKGFGTVTRLASES
- a CDS encoding CPBP family intramembrane metalloprotease, with the protein product MSEITFLDNAKTGKNNWWRYVITIGLSAGVSFIVTLVLFIMFIVLYITLSPIKTNANFLSSVSDIAYNPFFLITITGVLYLISAFIFYVCVRFLHKKRFLSIINAVSGFRWKMLFKGMGLWLLILFLFSLPELVFSPNSYQFTFDPKNYGFLLVLCLLVFPIQASLEELVFRGYLMQGFSLLTKKPWIPLLVTSIIFSLMHYWNGTGNVALAIVISTFIIGFMLGIIALGDNGIETAMGIHIGNNLYVALIFNSADSGLPNVPSLVTSQPTDPFAGIPFMVVMALLTIVILFWNRKDDLIRIFHK
- a CDS encoding DUF1922 domain-containing protein, whose amino-acid sequence is MYLIFRCDCGRAIYAKEGVKRKKCVCGKNLKVVERRIIAKTEDHLTAAQKVQELQEEKYGGVFFTTADQI